The following nucleotide sequence is from Apium graveolens cultivar Ventura chromosome 4, ASM990537v1, whole genome shotgun sequence.
CAAGAACTCTTAGTATCTACCTTCAGCCATGCTACTTGCTGCAGAAATCCCTCCCCCATCCTTGCCATCAGTATCACATAAAAACTCGAGAGCAGATACCACATCATTGATATACGGCCTAGTTGAATCTTCATCCTGTAAACACATTGCTGCTACTGCAAGAGCTTGGTGGAGACCCTTTTTCGGATATTGATTTTCCAGCAGTGGATCTACCAGTAAGTGAAACTTCCTCTTGTCTCTGAAGTATGGTTGTGCCTATAAATAATTTGAGAAACGATAAAAAAGAAACTTAGTTTTTCGTTAACAATCTTATAGTCCCCATCCCAAGCAGCTTCATCACAAAAATATTATAAGCATGCATACCCAAGTAACAAGGTTTTGCTCTTCACTTGGCCTAGATTTGTCAATCACTCGCCTTCCTGTGATCAACTCCAAGAACACTACTCCAAAGCTGTAAACATCAGACTTTGCTGTCAACTGTCCGGTTAATGCATATTCAGGTGCGCAATAACCATAGGTACCCATTACTCTGGTTGTAACATGGGTTTTGTCACCTGTTGGGGCTAGTTTTGCAAGCCCAAAGTCTGAAAGCTTAGGCTCGAAGTCCTCGTCTAACAGAACGTTAGAAGCCTTAAAGTCACGAAAAATTACAGGATTAGTAGCTTTGTCGTGCAAATATTCCAGTCCTTTGGCTGCTCCTTTGGCAATTTTCATCCTTGTTTTCCAGTCCAAAGGTTTCTTTTCGCCTATATCTGCAATAACCGATGAATATTCATTATTTTATGCTACGTACTTTTAATGATGAAACTGATTTCTAAGATTAGTTTATTGATGATTCTAGAATAAGCATACCAAGGAGATGATCCTCTAGAGAGCCATTGGTCATGTACTCGTAGACTAATATTCTCTGATCTGCATCACAACAATATCCAACCAAATTCACAAGGTTCGAATGGTGAAGAAGACTCAGCATAAGGACCTCCACCAGAAATTCTCTATTTCCTTGAAACCCATTCCTGTCAAGTTGCTTAACAGCAACATCCTGAATAGATTTTTCCTAATTTtgttaaaatttataaaaaagaCTAGATTGAGAGAAGCAGAAATGCAGATTAGAGCAGTACCATGTTTCTGCGTTCAAGATGGCCTTTGTAAACCCTCCCAAAACCACCTTCACCTATCATAGAATTAGGATGGAAATTTTGTGTTGCAGCAGATAACTCCTTGAATGGCATATATTCTGCAGAAATACTTGCTTTTCCATATTTTGATATCTCTCCTGCTATATACCTTCTCCTGCTGCTATCTGTTTATGCAAAAATTTTAAGATATTAAATTCTATTCATTTTAAGATGTGACATTATGAGCTCCATGTTGTTATCTGCATTGTACCCATAAAATTGTACCTATATATTCATATGCTTATTAATGATCATGTAAACCAATAAATTTGGTATTGATATGGCCGGACATAAGCATGTAACACATACCGGAAAACAGAATGATCACATAGGTTCAAATATATGGTCTACATAGCAAAGAATGAGGAAGAGAAGCATGTCTTATACCAGATTTAAAAGATAAATTAGCAAATGAACTAGCAAATGAGGAGGCTATAGTTCTGGCATCTCTGCCTTCTTGAATGCTCTTCCCGAGTGACCTTTTATGGACTTTATCTTCAGACAAGCAACATGAAAAGcaattcattttaaaatttctTAACTCTGGTGTCAGGACAACCATACTCAGATGTATCCTGACAAGATCATAGAATCATAATATGTTTTTGCACATATTCTGATTATTCCAAAATTATGCAGATTTTTCTTATATAATGTAATGGAAACAAATTATGTTTTGTCTCAAACGTTTGTTTTGGCCCATATTTTCTTAACTACCTGTCCCCTCTAACTATAATTGGAAATACAGTTACTATCTTAAGACGGTGTTTCTCTCAGCCATTCAATTAATTCCCTGCATTTCCAATACTTCCCGTAAGCTTTTAAACCGTTCCAACGACCATTAAACTCAAATAATGCATAATATTTcttaaataaaaattcaagacAACATTGTGAATTCTCGGTAAAACTAATTTAatacattaatatcaaagaaaagtGTGAACACAAATATATATTTCAAATCAGAACCCTTACAGGTACGGGAGTAAATGAGAAATAATTTACTCAGACATTTGAATTCAAATTACAAAGTAAAATCTGGGGATAAAATGTACACAATGATTTGATTGGAATAGT
It contains:
- the LOC141721291 gene encoding putative serine/threonine-protein kinase PBL23 isoform X2 codes for the protein MDGVALLDFPCSVEGCQRFATYWMIEDSSRRRYIAGEISKYGKASISAEYMPFKELSAATQNFHPNSMIGEGGFGRVYKGHLERRNMDVAVKQLDRNGFQGNREFLVEVLMLSLLHHSNLVNLVGYCCDADQRILVYEYMTNGSLEDHLLDIGEKKPLDWKTRMKIAKGAAKGLEYLHDKATNPVIFRDFKASNVLLDEDFEPKLSDFGLAKLAPTGDKTHVTTRVMGTYGYCAPEYALTGQLTAKSDVYSFGVVFLELITGRRVIDKSRPSEEQNLVTWAQPYFRDKRKFHLLVDPLLENQYPKKGLHQALAVAAMCLQDEDSTRPYINDVVSALEFLCDTDGKDGGGISAASSMAEGRY
- the LOC141721291 gene encoding putative serine/threonine-protein kinase PBL23 isoform X3, producing the protein MKATIPIKSLYSSRRRYIAGEISKYGKASISAEYMPFKELSAATQNFHPNSMIGEGGFGRVYKGHLERRNMDVAVKQLDRNGFQGNREFLVEVLMLSLLHHSNLVNLVGYCCDADQRILVYEYMTNGSLEDHLLDIGEKKPLDWKTRMKIAKGAAKGLEYLHDKATNPVIFRDFKASNVLLDEDFEPKLSDFGLAKLAPTGDKTHVTTRVMGTYGYCAPEYALTGQLTAKSDVYSFGVVFLELITGRRVIDKSRPSEEQNLVTWAQPYFRDKRKFHLLVDPLLENQYPKKGLHQALAVAAMCLQDEDSTRPYINDVVSALEFLCDTDGKDGGGISAASSMAEGRY
- the LOC141721291 gene encoding putative serine/threonine-protein kinase PBL23 isoform X1; the encoded protein is MVVLTPELRNFKMNCFSCCLSEDKVHKRSLGKSIQEGRDARTIASSFASSFANLSFKSDSSRRRYIAGEISKYGKASISAEYMPFKELSAATQNFHPNSMIGEGGFGRVYKGHLERRNMDVAVKQLDRNGFQGNREFLVEVLMLSLLHHSNLVNLVGYCCDADQRILVYEYMTNGSLEDHLLDIGEKKPLDWKTRMKIAKGAAKGLEYLHDKATNPVIFRDFKASNVLLDEDFEPKLSDFGLAKLAPTGDKTHVTTRVMGTYGYCAPEYALTGQLTAKSDVYSFGVVFLELITGRRVIDKSRPSEEQNLVTWAQPYFRDKRKFHLLVDPLLENQYPKKGLHQALAVAAMCLQDEDSTRPYINDVVSALEFLCDTDGKDGGGISAASSMAEGRY